In Bdellovibrionales bacterium, the following proteins share a genomic window:
- a CDS encoding DUF4339 domain-containing protein has translation MAKWYFVDEGKPRGPLGENEIVLAAKEGHLGPLDLIFRDGSERWIPARELEFLQDIFRETIEGPDVVPQWIVLRKKPRDDGAGYLQSGPFSTQEIRDKIKVGDLDFDDYVWKEGREKWSKISQTREFNPQYDETRTKEKNAPSGIRVRPESAEVQAEDLLKNVLKAKKPKKGKKERFDPEATQLDIPLEAQKSEILDDSVTLTEFHELSQTASLPGASKSQEREEFLKERQAKAAVRIPAPVIKNEAPVFVKKEARSDEVKTAVLGLIPSLSARVFLTFMALTFLGTGFWLVYSSIPKRAELEAIKKQRELDQRESQRREKEQLGQRSDQEIPGTEESDDTQGGADGGLGAADKSKREEIPKTSVVAPPPSPPKPKEFPKQNPSYLKIQTADWKDKAQARLVYSTDGSHHFPLSVTIYGRAGEILARASYLRKWELKAKPGEERSLSIGKLGLGDGSYRVSAKIDNITATTTVFIGSKDSQFQIALQAQRKKISWRHQRERKRLYQATERLLALSKDVELQARSLVFHRKAEWNVYYKNWSAKLRAAFVSEMDINGTSAYKYVHSQEWIDLRNNFNELRTITTKIHKEINSKGASELAPLQTLVAEMSKLSRRVKDLTLWRQ, from the coding sequence ATGGCCAAATGGTACTTTGTAGATGAGGGGAAGCCTCGAGGACCTTTGGGTGAAAATGAAATTGTGCTTGCCGCAAAGGAGGGGCATCTGGGCCCTCTGGATCTCATCTTCAGAGATGGATCGGAGCGATGGATTCCAGCGCGCGAATTGGAATTTTTGCAGGATATTTTTCGCGAAACCATTGAAGGTCCTGACGTGGTGCCGCAGTGGATAGTATTGAGGAAGAAACCTCGAGATGATGGAGCTGGATACCTGCAGTCTGGACCTTTTTCTACCCAAGAAATTCGTGACAAGATTAAAGTGGGCGATCTTGATTTTGATGATTATGTTTGGAAAGAGGGAAGAGAAAAGTGGTCCAAGATTTCTCAGACGAGGGAGTTTAACCCACAGTACGACGAGACTCGAACCAAAGAAAAGAATGCTCCTTCCGGGATCCGAGTTCGGCCAGAATCAGCAGAAGTCCAAGCTGAGGATCTTCTCAAAAATGTTCTCAAAGCAAAAAAGCCAAAAAAAGGCAAAAAAGAGAGATTTGATCCCGAAGCCACACAACTGGATATTCCACTTGAGGCGCAAAAATCTGAGATTCTTGATGATTCAGTAACTTTGACAGAATTTCATGAATTGAGTCAAACAGCTAGTTTGCCTGGGGCTTCGAAGTCTCAGGAGCGCGAGGAATTTCTCAAAGAGCGCCAAGCCAAGGCCGCGGTGCGAATTCCAGCTCCTGTGATAAAGAATGAAGCGCCGGTGTTTGTTAAAAAGGAAGCTCGTTCGGATGAGGTAAAGACGGCAGTTCTTGGATTGATTCCGAGTTTATCGGCAAGAGTATTCCTGACATTTATGGCGCTCACTTTTCTTGGAACAGGATTCTGGCTGGTTTATTCATCGATACCCAAGCGCGCCGAGCTCGAGGCGATAAAAAAACAGAGAGAATTGGATCAGCGTGAGTCTCAGCGGAGAGAAAAAGAACAGCTTGGACAAAGGAGTGATCAGGAAATTCCTGGAACCGAGGAAAGTGATGATACTCAGGGTGGAGCCGATGGAGGTTTGGGTGCTGCCGACAAGAGTAAGAGAGAGGAGATACCAAAGACCTCGGTCGTGGCGCCCCCCCCTAGTCCGCCAAAGCCCAAAGAATTTCCAAAGCAAAATCCTTCTTATTTAAAGATTCAAACCGCAGATTGGAAGGACAAGGCGCAGGCTCGGTTGGTTTATTCGACAGATGGAAGCCATCATTTTCCGCTTTCTGTTACAATTTACGGAAGAGCCGGAGAAATTTTGGCACGCGCAAGTTATTTGAGAAAATGGGAGCTAAAGGCCAAGCCGGGTGAAGAGAGATCTCTGTCTATCGGTAAGCTGGGGTTGGGGGACGGAAGTTATCGGGTCTCAGCGAAGATTGATAATATCACGGCAACAACAACTGTGTTTATCGGAAGCAAGGACAGTCAGTTTCAGATCGCATTGCAGGCTCAGCGAAAGAAAATTTCATGGCGTCATCAGCGTGAGAGAAAACGTCTTTATCAAGCCACTGAAAGACTTTTGGCTTTGAGCAAGGATGTGGAGCTTCAAGCTCGCAGTTTGGTTTTTCATCGTAAAGCGGAGTGGAATGTCTACTACAAAAATTGGTCAGCAAAATTGAGAGCTGCCTTTGTTTCTGAAATGGACATCAATGGAACTTCTGCGTACAAATATGTGCATTCCCAGGAATGGATTGATCTGAGAAACAACTTTAACGAGCTTCGAACGATTACCACCAAGATTCACAAAGAGATAAATTCAAAAGGGGCATCTGAACTTGCCCCCTTGCAGACCCTTGTCGCCGAGATGTCAAAATTATCCCGTCGGGTCAAGGATCTTACTCTGTGGAGACAATAG
- a CDS encoding HU family DNA-binding protein produces the protein MNKAELIDQLAQKNQISKTQSEEFLNSILEIVQKSVCSGQEVKLVGFGTFDRAMRKSRNGRNPKTGSLMTIPASCVPRFRPGKDFKESTINGWRKKSGQL, from the coding sequence GTGAACAAAGCAGAATTGATTGACCAGTTAGCGCAAAAGAACCAAATCAGCAAGACTCAATCAGAGGAGTTTTTAAATTCGATCTTAGAAATTGTTCAAAAATCGGTATGCAGTGGGCAGGAGGTCAAATTGGTCGGGTTTGGCACCTTCGATCGAGCCATGCGAAAATCTCGAAATGGTCGCAACCCCAAAACTGGCTCTCTCATGACGATTCCAGCAAGTTGCGTGCCTCGCTTCCGACCAGGCAAGGATTTTAAGGAAAGCACAATCAACGGCTGGCGCAAGAAATCGGGTCAGCTCTAA
- the argS gene encoding arginine--tRNA ligase, producing the protein MIAQEVALQIKARHNPLIEKVVPLSGFVNIHLNPQSFQEALLKSVHEQGDALGYSEEGRGKNLVIDFSSPNVAKPMSVGHLRATVIGQAIANLAKSQGYHVIGLNHLGDWGVQFGKLAWAYLNWGNEYDFDARPFESLFQIYVRFHEQAEKDENLNIQGSLTFKRLEEGDSQVTEIWKKFVDVSMLEYKRLWALLGVQHDLVRGESFYNDKLKPTEALIEKAGLLEESQGAMVVRLESEGLPPCLIRKSDGASLYATRDIASAIYRREELKADLNLYVVGEEQTLHFKQVFHVLKKMGFEWAKDCHHISFGLYHFKEGRMSTRKGNVVLLEEVLSKAIEMMRDLVQEKNPDLSDREKDLVARQVGVGAVIFNDLVNDRVKNVEFDLARVLSFEGDSGPYVQYMNVRCLSVLRKYGHEIPHDMPVVLDSQWERELIRQLMNFQDVLHGAFRQFKPHILAVYLLDLCQAFSQFYHHCRVLGEAPQIERSRVALVYAVHRVLTCGLKILNIEAPDVM; encoded by the coding sequence TTGATAGCCCAGGAGGTAGCCCTGCAGATTAAGGCGCGTCATAATCCTCTCATTGAAAAGGTAGTCCCTTTGAGTGGTTTTGTAAATATTCACCTCAATCCTCAATCTTTTCAGGAGGCCCTGCTGAAATCAGTTCATGAGCAAGGTGATGCTCTTGGATACAGCGAGGAGGGACGAGGAAAGAATCTTGTGATTGATTTTTCCTCGCCAAATGTTGCAAAGCCTATGAGCGTTGGCCATTTGCGAGCGACGGTGATTGGCCAGGCCATCGCCAATCTGGCTAAATCCCAGGGGTACCATGTCATCGGTTTGAATCATCTTGGAGATTGGGGGGTTCAGTTTGGAAAATTAGCTTGGGCCTACTTGAATTGGGGAAATGAGTACGATTTTGACGCAAGACCTTTTGAATCTCTTTTTCAAATCTATGTCCGCTTTCATGAGCAAGCTGAAAAGGACGAGAATTTGAACATCCAGGGCTCGCTCACATTTAAGAGACTCGAAGAAGGGGATTCTCAGGTCACAGAAATTTGGAAGAAGTTCGTTGATGTCTCCATGCTTGAATACAAAAGGCTTTGGGCGCTATTGGGAGTTCAGCATGATTTGGTGCGGGGAGAATCATTTTACAATGATAAGCTGAAGCCCACGGAAGCTCTCATAGAAAAGGCAGGCCTTTTGGAAGAGAGCCAGGGGGCCATGGTGGTTCGCCTTGAAAGTGAAGGCCTTCCGCCTTGTTTGATTCGAAAATCCGATGGAGCTTCTCTTTACGCAACTCGCGATATTGCCAGCGCGATATACAGACGAGAAGAATTGAAGGCCGATCTCAATCTCTATGTGGTCGGAGAGGAGCAAACTCTTCATTTCAAGCAAGTATTTCATGTCCTAAAAAAGATGGGATTTGAATGGGCCAAGGACTGTCATCATATCTCTTTTGGTCTTTACCATTTTAAAGAGGGCCGTATGTCGACTCGAAAGGGCAATGTTGTGCTCTTAGAGGAGGTTCTCAGCAAAGCCATCGAAATGATGAGGGACTTGGTTCAAGAAAAAAATCCAGACTTGAGTGATCGAGAGAAGGATCTAGTGGCTCGCCAAGTTGGCGTGGGAGCTGTGATTTTTAATGATCTGGTCAATGATCGCGTGAAAAACGTTGAATTTGATTTGGCTCGAGTTTTAAGTTTTGAGGGCGACAGCGGTCCTTATGTGCAATATATGAACGTGCGTTGCCTGAGTGTGCTACGCAAATACGGGCATGAAATACCTCATGACATGCCAGTTGTTTTAGATTCTCAATGGGAAAGAGAACTCATTCGTCAGTTAATGAATTTTCAAGATGTCCTTCACGGGGCCTTTCGCCAGTTCAAGCCTCACATTCTCGCTGTGTACCTTTTGGATCTATGCCAGGCTTTCAGTCAATTCTATCATCACTGTCGGGTTTTAGGCGAAGCGCCTCAGATTGAACGATCGCGAGTGGCTCTCGTCTATGCCGTTCACAGAGTGCTAACTTGTGGGCTTAAGATTTTAAATATTGAAGCCCCTGATGTGATGTAG
- a CDS encoding tetratricopeptide repeat protein, with protein sequence MGNQPFLIYISLLFSGLVWAYGAFRHHFNDADLFQEKILILREAVERERLRTRVAQEDMAVFRQQVASVIPEILKREGKGEKGYPLRQLASVTSGKKGDGITEHVSAILFERAKSKFREGEFEKANELFLKIINEFSYSVHIAEAFFLLAEGQFQIGVLEDCVKTAERMVDLFPGNELTGFALLRMGKIFEIQHRPEEALEIYKTVLRSFPQPEVAAQAARSLRSVDL encoded by the coding sequence ATGGGTAACCAGCCATTTTTAATCTATATTTCTCTTTTGTTTTCCGGCTTGGTATGGGCTTATGGGGCCTTTCGCCATCATTTTAATGATGCCGACCTCTTTCAGGAGAAAATCCTTATTCTCCGCGAAGCTGTCGAGAGAGAACGTCTGCGGACTCGGGTGGCACAGGAGGACATGGCGGTCTTTCGCCAACAGGTGGCATCTGTTATTCCAGAAATTCTGAAAAGGGAAGGGAAGGGAGAAAAGGGATATCCTTTGCGTCAGTTGGCCTCAGTCACCTCTGGGAAAAAGGGCGATGGGATAACAGAACACGTCTCGGCGATTTTATTTGAGAGAGCAAAAAGTAAATTCCGGGAGGGAGAATTCGAAAAAGCGAATGAGCTATTTCTGAAGATAATTAATGAGTTTTCGTATTCAGTTCATATCGCGGAAGCCTTTTTTCTTCTTGCCGAGGGGCAGTTTCAGATTGGAGTTCTAGAGGACTGTGTGAAGACGGCAGAGAGAATGGTGGATCTCTTTCCTGGAAATGAATTGACGGGATTTGCTTTGCTTCGAATGGGAAAGATTTTTGAAATTCAACATCGTCCAGAAGAAGCCCTTGAAATTTATAAAACAGTTTTACGAAGTTTCCCTCAACCCGAGGTCGCAGCCCAAGCGGCTCGCTCTCTTCGTTCTGTGGATTTATGA